In Rosa chinensis cultivar Old Blush chromosome 1, RchiOBHm-V2, whole genome shotgun sequence, a genomic segment contains:
- the LOC112193298 gene encoding NAC domain-containing protein 6 isoform X1, which yields MASEMTPPAELKLPGFRFHPTEEELLEFYLKSVVFGKRLRFDIIEFLNIYRHDPWDLPGLSKFGEREWYFFVPRDRNHGSGGRPNRTTETGFWKATGSDRKIVSLSDPKRIIGLRKTLVFYKGRAPRGTKTDWVMNEYRLPDNCKLLKGDFVFYHLKVKSDKKDSSVSNEGEPGSASVSNCKNQAADEMNQEAHGREELLFHQPQPQDDRCSSALRSRASHELEAVLQTNSTNDDCSELQSPFGDGDSCLLDGNEVSTCDEDVTVCDVFPQVRMVHHPQSKENLEPAVYSFQPQDSTLQSMMYTIYGDALHNIECNDLQSSLANYDSSVTKLLNTSTADQDYYSSDQTTQTPYP from the exons ATGGCATCTGAAATGACACCACCGGCAGAACTCAAACTTCCGGGATTCCGATTCCATCCCACAGAGGAAGAGCTTCTCGAGTTCTACCTCAAGAGCGTGGTGTTCGGAAAGCGATTGCGCTTCGATATAATCGAGTTTCTGAACATCTACCGTCATGATCCTTGGGACTTGCCTG GATTGTCAAAGTTTGGAGAAAGGGAGTGGTACTTTTTTGTGCCCAGGGACAGGAACCATGGGAGTGGAGGAAGGCCTAACAGAACCACTGAAACTGGGTTTTGGAAAGCGACTGGTTCCGACCGCAAAATTGTGAGCTTATCTGATCCGAAGAGGATTATCGGGTTGAGGAAGACTCTGGTTTTCTACAAAGGGAGAGCACCAAGAGGAACCAAGACTGATTGGGTCATGAATGAGTATCGTTTGCCTGATAACTGCAAATTGCTCAAG GGCGACTTTGTTTTCTATCACTTGAAGGTTAAATCAGACAAGAAGGATTCGTCGGTCAGTAATGAAGGAGAACCCGGTAGCGCGAGTGTGTCTAATTGCAAAAATCAAGCTGCTGATGAAATGAATCAAGAG GCACACGGAAGAGAGGAGTTGCTATTCCACCAACCTCAGCCTCAGGATGACCGCTGCTCTTCAGCACTGCGGTCACGGGCATCCCACGAGCTGGAAGCTGTTCTGCAAACCAATAGCACTAATGATGATTGTAGTGAATTGCAATCACCATTTGGAGATGGTGATTCTTGTCTTCTAGACGGGAATGAAGTTTCGACCTGTGATGAAGATGTGACAGTGTGTGATGTGTTTCCACAGGTGAGAATG GTGCATCATCCTCAATCCAAAGAAAATCTGGAACCAGCAGTTTATTCATTCCAGCCACAAGATTCTACTCTGCAGTCAATGATGTACACAATATATGGAGATGCTTTACATAATATTGAATGCAATGATTTGCAATCTTCGCTTGCGAACTATGACTCGTCTGTCACAAAGTTGTTGAATACAAGCACTGCTGACCAGGATTATTACTCTTCTGATCAAACAACACAGACTCCTTATCCATAG
- the LOC112193298 gene encoding NAC domain-containing protein 6 isoform X2: MASEMTPPAELKLPGFRFHPTEEELLEFYLKSVVFGKRLRFDIIEFLNIYRHDPWDLPGLSKFGEREWYFFVPRDRNHGSGGRPNRTTETGFWKATGSDRKIVSLSDPKRIIGLRKTLVFYKGRAPRGTKTDWVMNEYRLPDNCKLLKGDFVFYHLKVKSDKKDSSVSNEGEPGSASVSNCKNQAADEMNQEAHGREELLFHQPQPQDDRCSSALRSRASHELEAVLQTNSTNDDCSELQSPFGDGDSCLLDGNEVSTCDEDVTVCDVFPQVHHPQSKENLEPAVYSFQPQDSTLQSMMYTIYGDALHNIECNDLQSSLANYDSSVTKLLNTSTADQDYYSSDQTTQTPYP, translated from the exons ATGGCATCTGAAATGACACCACCGGCAGAACTCAAACTTCCGGGATTCCGATTCCATCCCACAGAGGAAGAGCTTCTCGAGTTCTACCTCAAGAGCGTGGTGTTCGGAAAGCGATTGCGCTTCGATATAATCGAGTTTCTGAACATCTACCGTCATGATCCTTGGGACTTGCCTG GATTGTCAAAGTTTGGAGAAAGGGAGTGGTACTTTTTTGTGCCCAGGGACAGGAACCATGGGAGTGGAGGAAGGCCTAACAGAACCACTGAAACTGGGTTTTGGAAAGCGACTGGTTCCGACCGCAAAATTGTGAGCTTATCTGATCCGAAGAGGATTATCGGGTTGAGGAAGACTCTGGTTTTCTACAAAGGGAGAGCACCAAGAGGAACCAAGACTGATTGGGTCATGAATGAGTATCGTTTGCCTGATAACTGCAAATTGCTCAAG GGCGACTTTGTTTTCTATCACTTGAAGGTTAAATCAGACAAGAAGGATTCGTCGGTCAGTAATGAAGGAGAACCCGGTAGCGCGAGTGTGTCTAATTGCAAAAATCAAGCTGCTGATGAAATGAATCAAGAG GCACACGGAAGAGAGGAGTTGCTATTCCACCAACCTCAGCCTCAGGATGACCGCTGCTCTTCAGCACTGCGGTCACGGGCATCCCACGAGCTGGAAGCTGTTCTGCAAACCAATAGCACTAATGATGATTGTAGTGAATTGCAATCACCATTTGGAGATGGTGATTCTTGTCTTCTAGACGGGAATGAAGTTTCGACCTGTGATGAAGATGTGACAGTGTGTGATGTGTTTCCACAG GTGCATCATCCTCAATCCAAAGAAAATCTGGAACCAGCAGTTTATTCATTCCAGCCACAAGATTCTACTCTGCAGTCAATGATGTACACAATATATGGAGATGCTTTACATAATATTGAATGCAATGATTTGCAATCTTCGCTTGCGAACTATGACTCGTCTGTCACAAAGTTGTTGAATACAAGCACTGCTGACCAGGATTATTACTCTTCTGATCAAACAACACAGACTCCTTATCCATAG